A region of Candidatus Diapherotrites archaeon DNA encodes the following proteins:
- a CDS encoding TATA-box-binding protein (TFIID; binds specifically to the TATA box and functions in transcription): protein MKYQIVNLVASATLNATLDLYNLAVTVPNIEYEPEQFPGAILKLKEPKVSMLLFKNGKIICSGASNEEQIELGIKKASKLIHDIQPSVKVQRKVEYQVVNLVATANLDKTLDLFSIAMNLDNVEYEPEQFPGAILRIAEPKITLLLFKNGKMICAGAKKESLLRKGLKVAEEMILGRKAKGKKKK from the coding sequence ATGAAATATCAGATTGTGAACTTGGTTGCTTCGGCAACGCTTAACGCGACGCTTGACTTGTACAACTTGGCGGTAACGGTTCCGAACATCGAATACGAGCCGGAACAATTCCCGGGCGCGATACTGAAATTGAAGGAGCCCAAGGTTTCAATGCTCCTGTTCAAGAACGGAAAAATAATCTGTTCAGGCGCAAGCAACGAGGAGCAGATTGAACTTGGGATAAAAAAAGCGTCAAAGCTCATCCACGACATCCAGCCCTCCGTAAAAGTGCAGAGAAAAGTCGAATACCAGGTCGTGAACCTGGTTGCGACGGCAAACCTCGACAAGACCCTTGACTTGTTCAGCATTGCAATGAACCTCGACAACGTCGAATACGAGCCGGAACAATTCCCGGGCGCGATACTGCGCATAGCCGAGCCGAAAATAACTTTGCTCCTGTTCAAGAACGGAAAAATGATCTGCGCTGGCGCGAAAAAGGAAAGCCTGCTGAGAAAAGGCCTGAAAGTCGCGGAAGAAATGATTCTCGGCAGAAAGGCAAAGGGGAAAAAGAAAAAGTAG
- a CDS encoding 50S ribosomal protein L21e (mediates an interaction between 5S and domains II and V of 23S), with translation MVNKKAKGQRAKTRDKLKNKSGKTSVNKLLAELPVGGNVQIIIDSSRHEGMPHHRYHGLSGTVSGRKGRAYVIAVNKGNNRKSVVTTPAHLKVISSKVR, from the coding sequence GTGGTTAACAAGAAGGCAAAGGGCCAGCGCGCCAAGACGCGCGACAAGCTGAAGAACAAGTCCGGTAAGACGTCAGTCAACAAGCTTTTGGCTGAGCTTCCCGTCGGCGGCAACGTGCAGATAATAATCGACTCTTCGCGGCATGAGGGAATGCCCCATCACAGGTATCATGGCCTGTCGGGCACGGTTTCAGGCAGGAAGGGAAGGGCTTACGTTATCGCTGTCAACAAGGGGAACAACCGCAAATCGGTCGTTACGACGCCCGCGCATTTGAAGGTTATTTCCTCGAAGGTGAGATGA
- a CDS encoding DNA-directed RNA polymerase subunit F produces MLGEKIIEMKPLSLLQVRELLEARKGEKDLTYEQDVTLKYAKKFAKLSPAKAEKLLAELKEVPSVDDEFAIKICDIMPGSKEVLELLVPKGLSFDAANSGKVLEIVAKYAK; encoded by the coding sequence ATGCTTGGTGAAAAGATTATTGAGATGAAGCCGTTGTCCCTGCTGCAGGTAAGGGAACTGCTTGAAGCGAGAAAAGGCGAGAAGGACCTGACTTACGAGCAGGACGTAACATTGAAGTATGCGAAGAAATTCGCAAAGCTTTCGCCGGCAAAGGCCGAAAAGCTTCTGGCTGAACTGAAGGAAGTGCCGTCAGTTGACGATGAGTTCGCAATAAAGATCTGCGACATCATGCCCGGCTCGAAGGAAGTTCTTGAATTGCTTGTGCCGAAAGGCCTGAGTTTCGATGCAGCAAACTCCGGCAAGGTTTTGGAAATTGTCGCAAAATACGCAAAGTAG
- a CDS encoding DUF655 domain-containing protein: protein MPNEDYSIVLDYLPRGKSTGYRAEPLCQILGTEFFTILEAVPKAGLKIGETVYVGKDERPKIGIIKRRISFSELTSTAQIELPKAIEKVVLENSAKFLFFFNDSASLSLRMHQLELLPGLGKKHMQEVLSEREKKKFESFAEIAQRIHLMPDPVKLLVRRIMQEIQGEGGKHYLFARPPADPEQRRFGGRG, encoded by the coding sequence ATGCCGAACGAGGACTATTCTATTGTTTTGGATTATTTGCCAAGAGGCAAGTCCACGGGCTACAGGGCGGAACCGCTTTGCCAGATCCTCGGCACGGAATTCTTCACTATCCTTGAGGCCGTGCCCAAGGCCGGCCTGAAAATCGGCGAAACCGTTTACGTGGGCAAGGATGAACGGCCCAAGATCGGCATCATAAAGCGCAGGATCTCGTTTTCCGAGCTCACTTCCACTGCGCAGATTGAACTGCCGAAAGCCATCGAGAAAGTTGTTCTGGAAAACAGCGCCAAGTTCCTGTTCTTTTTCAATGATTCCGCTTCCCTTTCATTGAGGATGCACCAGCTTGAGCTTTTGCCGGGCCTTGGCAAGAAGCACATGCAGGAAGTGCTGTCGGAAAGGGAGAAGAAAAAGTTCGAGTCGTTCGCGGAAATAGCGCAGCGCATCCATCTGATGCCTGATCCCGTGAAGCTTTTGGTGCGGCGCATAATGCAGGAAATCCAGGGCGAGGGCGGCAAGCATTACCTGTTTGCGAGGCCGCCAGCCGACCCGGAGCAGAGAAGGTTCGGCGGCAGGGGCTGA
- the rsmA gene encoding ribosomal RNA small subunit methyltransferase A: MPLSEELNALMVKYRFRPSKKMAQHFIIDEAVVQSLVRHARLKPDDRVLEIGCGTGFLTRELLKQCHVLGVELDDDLFGLLENELPKENLELFHANFLELNDLDYNKVVSLPPYTISAAIMFRIFAHGFDRAVLVFQREFCEKLLAEPGFREYNALSVLTSYHCSAKLAGDVYSNSFFPNPKAVSSTIVLEPEKRFGLAKDEALFTEFLRAVFRFPNKNVVNALRFSGPFLAKGFGLDEKAFAEKAKSSGLPEEKVNLLECEDFVEIFNALAE, translated from the coding sequence TTGCCGTTGTCTGAGGAACTGAACGCGCTCATGGTGAAATACCGGTTCAGGCCGAGCAAGAAGATGGCCCAGCATTTCATCATCGACGAAGCAGTTGTGCAATCGCTTGTCAGGCACGCCCGCCTGAAACCGGATGACAGGGTCCTGGAGATTGGCTGCGGCACGGGTTTTCTTACGCGCGAACTGCTGAAGCAATGCCATGTCCTCGGAGTCGAGCTTGACGACGACCTGTTCGGGCTTCTTGAAAACGAACTGCCCAAGGAAAACCTTGAATTGTTCCACGCGAATTTCCTTGAACTGAATGATTTGGATTACAACAAGGTCGTATCGCTGCCGCCTTACACCATTTCCGCTGCGATAATGTTCCGGATTTTTGCACACGGCTTCGACCGCGCTGTGCTCGTGTTCCAGAGGGAATTCTGCGAAAAGCTTTTGGCAGAGCCCGGTTTCAGGGAGTACAACGCCCTAAGCGTCCTGACGTCATACCATTGCTCGGCGAAACTCGCGGGCGACGTTTATTCGAATTCCTTTTTTCCGAACCCCAAGGCGGTTTCCTCGACAATCGTCCTTGAACCGGAGAAAAGGTTCGGCTTGGCGAAGGATGAGGCGCTGTTCACGGAATTTTTGAGGGCGGTTTTCAGGTTCCCGAACAAGAATGTGGTGAATGCCCTGAGGTTTTCCGGCCCGTTCCTTGCGAAGGGCTTCGGCCTGGATGAAAAGGCTTTTGCGGAAAAGGCAAAGTCGTCAGGCCTGCCGGAAGAAAAAGTGAACCTGCTGGAATGCGAAGATTTTGTAGAAATCTTCAATGCGCTTGCGGAATAG
- a CDS encoding AMP phosphorylase, which produces MVESQPQTGFVQQLKARNFDITAQKLIAVLNGIDANELGVFPLDRVEIKNPKNGKRITALVDTTDSMVKEDEIGMFRDVWEKIGARQGQALEVKAVPRPESVKAIKKKLDGEKLSAQEIRQIVKDVGENKIDDIELSAFVSAVYINGYSLEETAAMTKALTEDGVQLKIRKKPIIDKHSIGGVNGRATMIIVPIMAAAGLFMPKTSSRSITSAAGTADSMEVLANVSLSIKQITGITEKTGGVIVWGGALDLAPVDDKIIKVEHPLSLDPEGQVIASVMAKKASVGAKFVVIDLPVGPDVKISSMDKAKDMAQKFIEVGKRLGIKVEVLLTDGTTPSGPAFGPALEAKHALMILEGKVFDNLAQKSCELAGALFELVGRKKKGEGYDYAKQILLSGKALKKMREIIKAQGEKASESAKVPKAKFSKKFFSSQSGVISKINVRKCISVARTAGCPADRLSGLVLKVEEGAKIRKGDELFEIFAENKRKLDLASKLAESDGMTEMQRIIIQKID; this is translated from the coding sequence ATGGTTGAATCCCAGCCCCAGACGGGCTTTGTCCAGCAGTTGAAGGCGAGAAACTTCGACATCACCGCGCAAAAGCTCATAGCCGTGCTGAACGGGATTGATGCGAATGAGCTGGGCGTTTTTCCGCTTGACAGGGTTGAAATCAAGAACCCGAAAAACGGGAAACGCATTACCGCGCTGGTGGACACGACGGACAGCATGGTCAAGGAAGACGAAATCGGGATGTTCAGGGACGTCTGGGAAAAAATCGGGGCAAGGCAGGGCCAGGCACTTGAAGTGAAAGCCGTGCCAAGGCCGGAAAGCGTGAAAGCCATAAAGAAAAAACTGGACGGGGAAAAGCTATCCGCGCAGGAAATAAGGCAGATTGTGAAAGACGTCGGCGAAAACAAGATTGATGACATAGAATTGTCGGCATTCGTATCCGCAGTATACATAAACGGCTATTCTTTGGAGGAAACCGCGGCCATGACAAAGGCGCTCACGGAAGACGGCGTGCAATTGAAGATAAGGAAAAAGCCCATCATCGACAAGCACAGCATCGGCGGAGTCAACGGCAGGGCGACAATGATAATCGTGCCCATAATGGCGGCCGCCGGCCTGTTCATGCCGAAAACTTCGAGCAGGAGCATCACGAGCGCCGCGGGCACGGCCGATTCAATGGAAGTGCTGGCAAACGTTTCCCTCAGCATAAAGCAGATTACAGGCATTACGGAAAAAACGGGCGGCGTGATTGTCTGGGGCGGAGCCCTGGACCTGGCGCCGGTCGACGACAAAATCATCAAAGTCGAGCATCCCCTGTCATTGGACCCGGAGGGACAGGTCATTGCAAGCGTCATGGCGAAAAAGGCGAGCGTCGGCGCCAAATTTGTGGTCATAGACCTTCCCGTCGGCCCGGACGTCAAAATCAGCAGCATGGACAAGGCGAAGGACATGGCGCAGAAATTCATTGAAGTTGGAAAGCGCCTTGGCATAAAAGTCGAAGTGCTCCTGACCGACGGCACGACGCCAAGCGGCCCGGCTTTCGGCCCCGCGCTCGAAGCCAAACACGCGCTCATGATTTTGGAAGGAAAAGTTTTCGACAACTTGGCGCAGAAAAGCTGCGAGCTTGCAGGCGCATTGTTCGAGCTGGTCGGCAGGAAAAAAAAGGGCGAAGGATACGATTACGCAAAACAAATCCTCTTGTCCGGAAAGGCGCTCAAAAAAATGAGGGAAATCATAAAGGCGCAGGGCGAAAAGGCTTCGGAGTCAGCGAAAGTCCCGAAGGCAAAATTCTCAAAAAAATTCTTTTCAAGCCAGTCAGGCGTGATAAGCAAAATCAACGTGCGCAAATGCATCAGCGTTGCACGCACGGCAGGCTGCCCCGCGGACAGGCTTTCCGGCCTCGTCCTCAAAGTCGAAGAGGGCGCAAAAATCAGGAAAGGCGACGAGCTGTTTGAAATTTTCGCGGAAAACAAGAGAAAGCTCGATTTGGCGTCAAAGCTCGCGGAATCGGACGGCATGACCGAAATGCAGCGCATCATAATCCAGAAAATAGATTAG
- a CDS encoding orotidine 5'-phosphate decarboxylase produces MGIVKQDKSIIPALDIEGIARMNEIVSATSGVKGVGAYKVGFELAIPYGLKKIVQEIRQLSDKPVIYDHQKAATDIPETGKKFAQACRQSGVDAVILFPQAGPETEAAWIKAVQEEGLGLIVGGEMTHQAYLKKDGGFLADEAPKRMYEIACDLGVKDFVVPGNKPEKIIEYKKLFESKGVDATLYSPGLVAQGGKITDSGKAAGKKWHAIVGRAIYQAEDVKKAAEELAKELR; encoded by the coding sequence ATGGGCATTGTAAAACAGGACAAATCGATAATCCCCGCGCTTGACATCGAAGGCATTGCGCGCATGAACGAAATCGTTTCCGCGACATCGGGCGTGAAAGGCGTGGGCGCATACAAAGTGGGGTTCGAGCTTGCAATCCCGTACGGCCTTAAAAAAATCGTGCAGGAAATCCGGCAGTTGTCGGACAAGCCGGTCATTTACGACCACCAGAAAGCCGCGACGGACATTCCTGAAACGGGAAAAAAGTTCGCGCAGGCGTGCAGGCAAAGCGGAGTTGACGCGGTGATTTTGTTTCCGCAGGCGGGGCCGGAAACCGAGGCGGCCTGGATTAAGGCGGTGCAGGAAGAGGGCTTGGGCCTGATTGTCGGCGGGGAAATGACGCACCAGGCATATCTGAAAAAAGACGGCGGGTTCCTGGCGGATGAGGCGCCGAAACGCATGTACGAGATTGCCTGCGACTTGGGCGTGAAAGACTTTGTCGTGCCCGGCAACAAGCCGGAAAAAATCATTGAATACAAAAAGCTGTTTGAGTCAAAAGGCGTTGACGCAACGCTTTACTCGCCCGGCCTTGTCGCGCAAGGCGGAAAAATCACTGATTCCGGAAAGGCAGCCGGAAAGAAATGGCACGCGATTGTAGGCAGGGCAATCTACCAGGCCGAAGACGTGAAGAAAGCCGCGGAAGAACTGGCGAAAGAACTTCGCTGA
- a CDS encoding orotate phosphoribosyltransferase, protein MDSRERLCLDLFNIGAIKFGDFTLKSGLKSPVYIDLRVLVSYPQILHKVAAELRKITLGCEFDRIAGIPYAAISIATAVSLENDIPMIYPRKEQKGYGTKRTIEGNYAEGDRILVYDDLITTGESKFEAIAPLEEAGLKVKYIVVLVDREQGGKQQIESKGYVLKAVFTITEILQVLLEKEKISKEQFDSVKSYLKNPEEWQGKKG, encoded by the coding sequence ATGGATTCTAGGGAAAGACTGTGCCTTGACTTGTTCAACATCGGCGCGATAAAATTCGGGGACTTTACGCTCAAATCCGGGCTGAAAAGCCCGGTTTACATCGATTTGCGCGTTCTCGTGTCATACCCGCAGATACTCCACAAGGTTGCGGCTGAACTGAGAAAAATCACGCTCGGCTGCGAATTCGACCGCATTGCAGGCATTCCTTATGCGGCAATCTCGATTGCAACCGCGGTTTCTTTGGAGAATGACATTCCGATGATTTACCCGCGCAAGGAACAGAAAGGCTACGGCACTAAAAGGACGATTGAAGGAAATTATGCTGAAGGCGACCGAATTCTCGTCTACGACGATTTAATTACGACCGGCGAAAGCAAGTTCGAAGCGATTGCGCCGCTCGAAGAAGCGGGCCTGAAAGTCAAATACATTGTCGTGCTCGTTGACAGGGAACAGGGCGGAAAACAGCAGATTGAAAGCAAAGGCTATGTCCTGAAAGCGGTTTTCACGATAACCGAAATCCTGCAGGTCCTGCTTGAAAAGGAAAAAATCTCAAAAGAACAGTTCGACAGCGTGAAAAGCTATCTCAAAAACCCAGAGGAATGGCAGGGGAAAAAAGGCTAA
- the pyrC gene encoding dihydroorotase — protein MQNDLVLANGKVFFKGHLVEANVGIAGGKISDISKLKIEGKQQDCHGRIILPGLIDVHVHVREPGQEYKEDWLTASKAALAGGVTSFFDMPNNKRSIVTAELLEEKRQIAQKKSLANFGLYLGASNEHIQEISLAKNICGVKDYLGSTTGSLLVDKTDDVKKVFFAARQKGTVVAVHAEDEATIMKNAEKFKGKNNPEIHSKIRPKKAAIIAVENALKIRAGIGNRLHVAHASVPEEIALVEKAKSRGQMVSCEVAPHHLFLTEQALKVKGNFAKMNPPLRSKKDVAGLWKALLEGKVDCIATDHAPHTAGEKEQDYWSAPSGVPGLQTTLPLMLTEVNANKIPLERVVRLCCENPAVLFRAKGKGFLLEGFDADFAIIDLKKEFTIKDGGQYSKCGWTPFDGRKAKGRAEMTVVNGQIVFDGEGFGEKIKGKEIVFGTTGE, from the coding sequence ATGCAAAATGACCTTGTCCTCGCAAACGGAAAGGTTTTTTTCAAAGGCCACCTGGTCGAAGCTAATGTCGGGATTGCGGGCGGAAAAATTTCGGATATAAGCAAGCTCAAAATCGAAGGCAAACAACAGGATTGCCATGGCAGGATTATTTTGCCGGGCCTGATTGACGTGCACGTGCATGTGCGCGAGCCGGGGCAGGAATACAAGGAAGACTGGCTGACAGCCTCAAAGGCTGCGCTTGCAGGCGGCGTGACAAGCTTTTTTGACATGCCGAACAACAAGCGGAGCATTGTCACTGCCGAACTGCTTGAGGAAAAAAGGCAGATTGCGCAAAAGAAAAGCCTCGCCAACTTCGGCCTCTATCTTGGAGCAAGCAATGAACACATTCAGGAAATTTCCCTCGCCAAAAACATCTGCGGGGTAAAAGACTATTTGGGTTCGACTACGGGCAGCCTGCTTGTCGACAAAACCGACGACGTGAAAAAGGTTTTTTTCGCGGCAAGGCAGAAGGGCACGGTTGTCGCGGTGCACGCCGAAGACGAAGCAACCATAATGAAAAATGCCGAAAAATTCAAAGGCAAAAACAATCCCGAAATCCATTCAAAAATACGGCCGAAAAAAGCGGCAATCATTGCAGTGGAAAACGCGCTCAAAATACGGGCCGGCATTGGAAACCGGCTGCATGTCGCGCACGCCTCGGTTCCGGAAGAAATCGCGCTTGTTGAAAAGGCAAAATCACGCGGGCAAATGGTTTCATGCGAAGTTGCCCCGCACCACCTTTTCCTGACGGAGCAGGCTTTGAAAGTGAAGGGCAATTTTGCGAAAATGAACCCTCCATTGCGAAGCAAAAAAGACGTTGCGGGATTGTGGAAGGCACTGCTTGAAGGAAAGGTCGACTGCATTGCAACCGACCACGCGCCCCACACTGCCGGGGAAAAAGAGCAGGATTACTGGAGCGCGCCGTCAGGAGTTCCGGGACTGCAGACGACGCTTCCATTGATGCTCACTGAAGTGAATGCAAACAAAATTCCGCTTGAAAGAGTTGTAAGGCTCTGCTGTGAAAATCCCGCGGTATTGTTCAGGGCGAAAGGAAAGGGCTTCTTACTCGAAGGCTTCGACGCCGATTTCGCAATCATCGATTTAAAAAAAGAATTTACAATAAAGGATGGCGGCCAATACAGCAAATGCGGCTGGACGCCGTTCGACGGCAGGAAAGCCAAAGGCAGGGCGGAAATGACTGTCGTGAACGGGCAGATTGTTTTTGACGGCGAAGGCTTCGGCGAAAAAATCAAAGGAAAAGAAATCGTTTTCGGAACAACGGGGGAATGA
- a CDS encoding dihydroorotate dehydrogenase electron transfer subunit produces MKKREKKPQIKKSAGESTEKITGSSCISRPKMARLVKIKKECPEITTYFFDYPCGVKPGQFVMLWLPGLDEKPFAVAYAGGKQIGLGVLRKGQFTVELEKLKAGQKLGLRGPYGNGFSTDGVKSAAIIGGGSGMAAMPLLAKELKEKGAKVFFVQGARSRERIWMQGLAEKYSSKAFVATEDGSLGHKGYATDVLELILSKEKIGTVFACGPEAMLVRVFEICEKRKVNCQLSLERYFKCGGMGLCGQCAFGPYLLCVDGPVLTGDQIRKVQDFGKTARIKSGRLVSLHEFHGWRANAK; encoded by the coding sequence ATGAAAAAACGTGAAAAAAAACCGCAAATAAAAAAATCAGCCGGCGAAAGCACCGAAAAAATCACGGGCAGCAGCTGCATTTCTCGGCCGAAAATGGCAAGGCTCGTGAAAATAAAAAAAGAGTGCCCGGAAATCACGACATACTTTTTCGATTATCCTTGCGGCGTTAAACCCGGCCAGTTTGTCATGCTCTGGCTGCCGGGCCTCGACGAAAAACCTTTTGCAGTCGCCTACGCCGGCGGAAAGCAAATCGGGTTGGGCGTTTTGCGCAAAGGGCAGTTCACGGTTGAGCTTGAAAAATTGAAAGCCGGGCAGAAGCTTGGCCTGCGCGGCCCATATGGCAACGGTTTCAGCACGGATGGGGTGAAGAGCGCTGCAATCATCGGCGGCGGAAGCGGAATGGCTGCAATGCCCTTGCTTGCAAAGGAATTGAAGGAAAAGGGCGCAAAGGTTTTTTTCGTGCAGGGCGCGCGCAGCAGGGAAAGGATTTGGATGCAGGGCCTGGCCGAAAAATACAGTTCGAAGGCATTCGTGGCGACGGAAGACGGAAGCCTTGGACATAAGGGCTACGCAACAGATGTGCTCGAACTGATTCTTTCAAAGGAAAAAATCGGCACGGTTTTCGCATGCGGGCCGGAAGCCATGCTTGTCAGGGTTTTCGAAATCTGTGAAAAACGGAAAGTGAACTGCCAGCTTTCGCTTGAACGCTATTTCAAATGCGGCGGAATGGGCTTGTGCGGGCAATGCGCGTTCGGGCCATACCTGTTGTGCGTTGACGGGCCGGTGCTGACCGGAGACCAGATAAGGAAGGTGCAGGATTTCGGGAAAACGGCGCGCATAAAATCAGGAAGGCTTGTTTCCCTGCACGAATTCCACGGGTGGAGAGCAAATGCAAAATGA
- a CDS encoding dihydroorotate dehydrogenase — translation MLETELCRVKLRNPTVLASGILDVSADLMKRCVENGCATVTTKSIGGEERTGWANPTVIELESGLLNAIGLSCPGYKSMEHEWEKLGKIDAPVIASVFGASVEEFVEVSRFLAGKKPDFLELNISCPNTKEHGMIFGVKCESAAEVVSAVKNVSGKIPVFAKVTPQAHNVAEIAKACEDAGADGITAINTALGMAIDIDARKPVLYNKVGGISGPALKPIAIRCIYQIYEKVDIPIIASGGISNGRDAIEAMMAGASATSIGSAIYYRGIGVFRKVCDEMQAWMNENEVKSVKELVGAGHK, via the coding sequence ATGCTTGAAACCGAGCTTTGCAGAGTCAAACTCCGAAACCCGACGGTTTTGGCGTCCGGCATTCTCGACGTCAGCGCGGACCTGATGAAAAGATGCGTCGAGAACGGATGCGCGACCGTTACGACAAAATCCATTGGCGGAGAGGAGAGGACCGGCTGGGCGAATCCAACGGTCATAGAGCTTGAATCCGGCCTGCTGAATGCCATCGGCCTTTCCTGCCCCGGCTACAAGAGCATGGAGCACGAATGGGAAAAGCTGGGCAAAATTGACGCGCCGGTCATTGCAAGCGTTTTCGGGGCAAGCGTGGAAGAGTTTGTCGAAGTTTCGCGGTTTTTGGCTGGAAAAAAGCCTGACTTTCTTGAACTGAACATTTCGTGCCCGAACACGAAAGAGCATGGAATGATTTTCGGCGTCAAATGCGAATCCGCGGCGGAAGTCGTTTCAGCGGTCAAAAACGTTTCCGGAAAGATTCCGGTTTTTGCAAAAGTGACTCCGCAGGCGCACAATGTCGCGGAAATCGCAAAGGCGTGCGAGGACGCGGGCGCGGACGGCATAACTGCAATAAACACTGCGCTCGGAATGGCAATCGACATCGACGCGCGCAAACCGGTTCTTTACAACAAGGTCGGCGGGATTTCAGGCCCGGCTCTCAAGCCGATTGCAATCAGGTGCATTTACCAGATTTACGAGAAAGTGGACATTCCGATCATCGCGTCCGGCGGAATTTCAAACGGCAGGGATGCGATCGAGGCAATGATGGCCGGGGCAAGCGCGACAAGCATCGGCTCGGCAATCTATTACAGGGGAATCGGCGTTTTCCGGAAGGTCTGCGATGAAATGCAGGCGTGGATGAATGAAAACGAAGTGAAAAGCGTGAAAGAACTGGTCGGGGCTGGCCACAAATGA
- a CDS encoding GNAT family N-acetyltransferase — protein sequence MPEIHGGRSHLPEFILHPDKHLGGGIYLKRVTAGEHLRRLPRNPGASAAEEDIIHIARATPYGSHGSMDLRHGFGVDNTLVSLSGGRFEGMKSLEIRRDIPSEHRGRGIGTQMLVEAERIGREQGFDVLWAHTASDNLGARRSYEHARWTFVREYFQTGEGQRVLYVKFLNDQ from the coding sequence ATGCCTGAAATTCATGGCGGCCGCAGCCATTTGCCCGAATTTATTCTTCACCCTGACAAGCATTTGGGCGGCGGCATTTATCTGAAGCGGGTCACAGCCGGCGAGCATCTCAGGCGTTTGCCTCGGAATCCTGGCGCATCCGCCGCTGAAGAGGATATAATCCATATTGCAAGGGCAACTCCTTATGGTTCCCACGGTTCAATGGATTTGCGGCACGGGTTCGGAGTTGACAACACGCTTGTGTCCCTTAGTGGTGGCAGGTTCGAGGGCATGAAGTCGCTGGAAATCCGCAGGGATATCCCGTCAGAACATCGCGGCCGCGGAATAGGCACGCAAATGCTTGTCGAGGCGGAACGGATTGGGCGAGAACAGGGTTTTGATGTCCTTTGGGCTCACACAGCAAGCGATAACCTTGGGGCGCGCAGGTCATATGAGCATGCCAGATGGACATTTGTAAGGGAATATTTTCAAACTGGGGAAGGGCAAAGAGTGCTGTATGTAAAATTCTTGAACGATCAATGA
- the pyrB gene encoding aspartate carbamoyltransferase, giving the protein MDLNHRHLVSIADLSRKDIETILQRAEKIEKLPRAEQARILPDKILGTLFFEPSTRTRLSFESAMLRSGGKVLGFADASVSSTKKGETLEDTIRVVSNYCDIIAMRHPEAGSADRAAKVATVPVINGGDGPNQHPTQTLLDLYTIKKAHGKIDGLNIGMLGDLKYGRTVHSLSRALTHFDCRQYWISHESLKMPEAEKQFVVGAGKKFSEGEKLKDFLPELDVLYVTRVQGERFPSKEEFEKVKGFYVVSKDALSKAKPSLKVMHPLPRVGEISLDVDSTQFAVYFEQTANGVPIRQAIMSLLLKVEV; this is encoded by the coding sequence TTGGATTTGAACCACAGGCACCTTGTTTCCATCGCAGACCTGTCGCGCAAGGACATTGAAACCATTCTGCAGCGGGCCGAAAAAATCGAAAAACTGCCGCGCGCTGAACAGGCGAGGATTCTGCCCGACAAGATTTTGGGAACGCTTTTTTTCGAGCCATCCACGCGCACGCGCCTGTCGTTTGAAAGCGCGATGCTCCGCTCCGGAGGAAAGGTTTTGGGCTTTGCGGATGCGAGCGTTTCAAGCACGAAAAAAGGCGAAACCCTCGAAGACACGATCCGCGTTGTAAGCAATTACTGCGACATCATTGCAATGCGCCATCCCGAAGCCGGTTCGGCGGACCGCGCGGCAAAAGTTGCAACCGTTCCAGTCATAAACGGCGGTGACGGCCCGAACCAGCATCCAACGCAGACGCTTTTGGACCTTTACACGATTAAAAAGGCGCACGGAAAAATCGACGGCCTGAACATAGGCATGCTCGGCGACCTCAAATACGGGAGAACCGTGCACAGCCTTTCCCGCGCCCTCACGCACTTTGACTGCAGGCAGTACTGGATTTCGCACGAATCCCTGAAAATGCCTGAAGCGGAAAAGCAGTTTGTCGTGGGCGCAGGCAAAAAGTTTTCCGAAGGCGAAAAGCTGAAAGATTTCCTTCCGGAACTGGATGTTTTGTACGTCACGCGCGTGCAGGGCGAAAGGTTTCCTTCAAAGGAAGAGTTTGAAAAGGTCAAGGGCTTTTACGTCGTAAGCAAGGACGCTTTGTCGAAGGCAAAGCCTTCCCTGAAAGTCATGCATCCCCTGCCGCGCGTCGGCGAAATTTCTTTGGACGTGGATTCGACGCAGTTCGCGGTTTATTTCGAGCAGACCGCAAACGGCGTTCCGATAAGGCAGGCGATAATGTCATTGCTGTTGAAAGTTGAAGTATGA